AAAAATTTTTAAATTTTTAACTTGACTATTTGGTATTTTGGTATTATATTACCTATATATAAGAAAAACTTATATTAAATTTAAATTATTTTTTTTATTAAAAATTTATTTATTAAAAAATTTTATATTAAATAAAACAATACTAAAAGCTATATGAAAAAAAATAGTATATTATATTTTTCAGATGCTACCATGCTTGCAATTCATTCTATATCAATGCTTACCAAGAATTTTGAAAAAGATAAAAATAGTTTTTTAACAACAAAAGAAATAGCATCTACTTTAGGAGCAAGCGAAAACCATCTCTCTAAAGTTATGCAGGTGCTCTCAAAACATGGATATATAGAATCCATAAAAGGTCCTTCAGGTGGTTTTAGATTGAAAAAAGATCCTAAAAGTATAACTATAAAAAATATTATTGAACTCATCGAAGGGCCTATATCTTATAATTTCTGTCCATTTTTTAAAAATTGTCCAACTAATAATTGTATTTTAGGAAATGAAATAATAGAGCTTTCCCATAAAATTTTGGAATTATTAGACAATATTACTATTTTAGAAGCTTCAAGAAAATTTAAATTAAACACTAATTAATAAATATATTTCTTTATCAAATTATTTTAATTATAGATTATTTTAATTTTAAAATAAAAAATTATTAATAAAAAATTTAATATGGTTTTTTATATTTAAAAAATATAGGTATTATAATACCATAATGCTAATATATATATAAG
The DNA window shown above is from Spirochaetota bacterium and carries:
- a CDS encoding Rrf2 family transcriptional regulator, translating into MKKNSILYFSDATMLAIHSISMLTKNFEKDKNSFLTTKEIASTLGASENHLSKVMQVLSKHGYIESIKGPSGGFRLKKDPKSITIKNIIELIEGPISYNFCPFFKNCPTNNCILGNEIIELSHKILELLDNITILEASRKFKLNTN